From the genome of Triticum aestivum cultivar Chinese Spring chromosome 3B, IWGSC CS RefSeq v2.1, whole genome shotgun sequence, one region includes:
- the LOC123064314 gene encoding 60S ribosomal protein L9, giving the protein MKTILASETMEIPEEVTVKVSAKMISVTGPRGTLTRNFKHLNLDFQLQEGGRKLKVDAWFGTRKTMAAIRTAISHVQNLITGVTKGFRYKMRFVYAHFPINASITAANRGIEIRNFLGEKKVRKVDMLDGVTILRSEKVKDEIVLDGNDIELVSRSAALINQKCHVKNKDIRKFLDGIYVSDKGAIKEE; this is encoded by the exons ATGAAGACGATCCTGGCGTCAGAGACGATGGAGATCCCGGAGGAGGTGACGGTGAAGGTGTCGGCGAAGATGATCTCGGTGACGGGGCCGCGGGGGACGCTGACCCGCAACTTCAAGCACCTCAACCTCGACTTCCAGCTGCAGGAGGGCGGCCGGAAGCTCAAGGTGGACGCCTGGTTCGGCACCCGCAAGACCATGGCAGCCATCCGCACCGCCATCTCCCACGTCCAGAACCTCATCACGGGGGTCACCAAGGGCTTCCGCTACAAGATGCGCTTCGTGTACGCCCACTTCCCCATCAACGCCTCCATCACCGCCGCCAACCGTGGCATCGAGATCAGAAACTTCCTCGGAGAGAAGAAG GTAAGGAAAGTCGACATGCTTGACGGTGTGACGATCCTGCGGTCTGAGAAGGTCAAGGATGAGATCGTCCTGGATGGCAACGACATCGAGCTCGTCTCTCGCTCTGCTGCCTTGATCAACCAG AAATGCCACGTGAAGAACAAGGACATCAGGAAGTTCTTGGACGGTATCTACGTCAGCGACAAGGGCGCCATCAAGGAAGAGTAG